One Oncorhynchus mykiss isolate Arlee chromosome 25, USDA_OmykA_1.1, whole genome shotgun sequence genomic window, ACTCGGCATTTTCATATAGAAAGTTGTATTAGAAAGAAACGTTTGTTGTAAAAAGTGCCATAAAGTAGGTTAAATTAGATTATTTCGCAAAAAAGTTGCAGGAGCCTCTCACGCACAACCGTTCACTACAACATGCTAGCTCCGCCCCCCGTTGTGTCTTTTTTTAACAAGGCAaggttaattaagaacaaattcttattttcaatgatggcctaggaacagtgcagAACTgagagcagaatgacagatttgtaccttgtcaactcgggggtttgaacttgcaaccttcaggttactagtccaacgctctaaccactaggctaccctgccgccgtctatggaatacataaataaaatgtttttgttttgtttaaatatGTGTATAAAATATACTTTCCTGTACAGTAAGTAAATGTAAGAAATCCAGAAAGCatgaaaaaatgtttttgtaatgtctaaaataaaatataataatataatattgtcTGTACAGTAAGTAACGTAAATGCAGAAGCAATAAGAATTGTAAATGATGATAGAACACATCAAATTCATGTGAACATGAGGACACAAAGGAGATATTTAATTAAAAGAtcatattttaatacatttttaatgctGAAAAAATCTATGTATGGCAAATCCAATTTGGGAAAATTGCCTGTTGGACAAAAATGAAAAATAGTTAACATCCTTGCTACTTCAGCCATTTGCTATGTTAAAGTCAAATCACAGTTAATGATGAATGGATACAATTTGGAAGGATTTTCCAGAGTCATACCTCAGTAGTGTAGAGTGTCAGGTGGCACAACCATTGGTGCCATGAGGTCAAAGTGTGAAGGAGGGAGCAAGCCAGAGAGCTGTCTAGGAAGCAGTCCAGCCCCATGGCTTGGAGGCTTTGAGTTGGTCCCATCATTGTAATGCATTGTGGGGTATCTGCTGCCCCATAGACCTGCTGGCAGTGGGAAAGGTGTTAGCGAGGAGACCACCAGGGACATCTATGATTCGCTGACACAGTCTTGGTTAGACCACATGTCTTCTAAAGCAATATTCACCTGCTTTCATAGAGTAGGGATTCACTCCTTTGGGGACACTGCCAGTGTTCCCCTGATATCCATGTGTTCCCATcggtggaggtggtggtacaCACTTGTTCTGTaaaacacatcaacacattttcCAAATTGTTGGTAATATCAGCACAGTTGAAATACAATGGTTGTTCACTGTTTTTAATTTAATTGAATTTAAGTGTGTACTTCAGCCTTGGGCTCAGTTTTGTTAACCCATCTGTGCAGAATTGGATCCCAGACAATCTGAGGAAGAAGAGATTAGCAATGTGAAGCAAGccacaatttatttttattttttaaatccactCAATTGTCTCTACATAGAATATAGTGTTAATAACCAGTTCCTTACAGATCTGTCTTTGTCCTCAGGTAGATGAACCTCCTTCTTATTAGCTCTTCCACTCCCAAAGACCCAGCTCAGCCAGCCTCCACTGTTATTGTGAACAGCAGGGGCCTCGGGCTCAGCCACCGGCCGGGTGCCAGTCTGGAACTGAGGGTTGGCATCGGAGTGTTCCGGCTTGGTGATGGACATCATAGCAGGATGCTCAACATATCTAAGTCGGACATCTGTAATAAGTGGGAGAAGTCAGGCCACTCTGCTCATGTCACCATACAGAACAATTACTAGCTGACAGGTAGGAACGTCTTGCTCTGATACTCTGTTTACAACCCAATCTTAACCTACACGCAGTCACAGGGATTACTGGGAGGTTACTCCAGGACTCTGCCACCGCATTGTTTTGGTTGCAAAATGAACAATTCCCTGCATATTATGTGAGGGCTTACAAATGTGACCAATCACCAAACTATTTCTGCATAAAATAGTCACATCACAATATTATCGCATAGAACTGACCCATTACCACAGTACAAAAAGAGGGCTCGCAATTTCAACCAATCACCGCACATTTACTGCATAATATGGTTCAATCAAGCGACACATCAACACAGTTTTTTCCCTTGTCAGTGCATTTTTGCAACAAATTGGACAAAACAATTGCATATTGCAATGCAAAATGTCATAATTGTCGCTGCAAAATCTAGCATATTTATCCGCAAATAtgaaaaaaagtatgaaaatgtatagaCTCACTACTGtcagtcgctctggataacagtatctgctaaatgactcaaatgtaaaagtaCAATGAAGCTAAACATGTTTTATGTAGAAAATGCATGAAAGTATTACAGTTATACACTCACATGAGCCATACATTTGATCTATCACAACTTATTCTCACAATAGTAATTTCTTTACTAATTAGGTAAGGTTAAGTGACCTCTTCTCTTGGAATAGAAATCCACAGGTGGAGTACACGCTCCACCATCCCATTTCCGCAGTGGTGCCAACATGGGGATGATGGAAGGTGGTTGTGGATGAATGTTTTCATTCTTCACAGGGACACTGGCTGTGAGGcggatctcctccctctcttcagggatgaggcctgatgctcggaagatcccctccctctgtgcagggacactggctgtttgGAGGATACCCTCCCTCTGTGatgggatgaggcctgatgctcggaggatctcctccctctgtgcagggacactggctgtttgGAGGATACCCTCCCTCTGTGatgggatgaggcctgatgctcggaggatctcctccctctgtgcagggacactggctgtttgGAGGATACCCTCCCTCAGTGATGGGATGAGGCCTGATTCTCGGAagatcccctccctctgtgcagggacactggctgtgaggaggatctcctccctctcttcagggatgaggcctgatgctcggaagatcccctccctctgtgcagggacactggctgtttgGAGGATACCCTCCCTCTGTGatgggatgaggcctgatgctcggaggatctcctccctctgtgcagggacactggctgtttgGAGGATATCCTCCCTCAGTGgcgggatgaggcctgatgctcggaggatctcCTCCCTCTCAGCAGGGACACTGGCCTTTGGGACGATCCCCTCCCTGTGCGCAGGGACGCTGACCATTGGGACGATTCCCTTCCTCTGCGCAGTGACACTGGCCATCAGGTGGATCAACTCCTTTTGTGCAGGaatgaggcctgatgctctgaGGATCTTCTTCTTCGGCACAGTGATAGAAGCTGCTGGAAGAATCCCCTCCCTCTGTTCAGTGATGCTGGCTGCTGAGAGAATCCCATCCCTCTGTGCTGGGACACTGGCTGTTCGGACATTCCCCTCCCTCTGTGgcgggatgaggcctgatgctcggaggatctcCAACCTCTCAGCAGGGACACTAGCCTTTGGGACGATCCCCTCCCTGTGCGCAGGGACGCTGACCATTGGGACGATTCCCTTCCTCTGCGCAGTGACACTGGCCATCAGGTGGATCAACTCCTTTTGTGCAGaaatgaggcctgatgctcggaggatctTCTCCTTTCGCACAGTGATAGAAGCTGCAGTAGCTGCTGGGAGAATCAcctccctctgtgcagggacactggctgtgAGGCGGATGTCCTCCCTCTCTtcagggatgaggcctgatgctcggaagATCTCCTCCCTCTGCACAGAGATGTTAGCTGCTGGGAGAatcccctccctctgtgcagggacactggctgtttgGAGGATACCCTCCCTCTGTGAcaggatgaggcctgatgctcggaagATCTCCTCCCTCTGCACAGTGATGTTAGCTGCTGGGAGAATCCCCTCTctctgtgcagggacactggctgtttgGAGGATACCCTCCCTCTGTGAcaggatgaggcctgatgctcggagcATTTCCTCCCTCTGTGAcaggatgaggcctgatgctcggaggatctcctccctctgcacATCAACTTCGGCTGCTGTGATGATCTGCAGGTATAAATAGAGCATAAATGAATTCCCTAAAAAATCAACCACTTGGAATCTATAACATCATTACACTGAGTGTattaaacattaagaacaccttctctttcaGTGACATAGACaaatcaggtgaaagctataatcccttattgatgtgaaTTGTTAAATATTTttctcagtgtagatgaagggggaggggggggggacaggttaaagaatgatttttagacaattgagacatggattgtgtatgtgtgtcattcagagggtgaatgggcaagaccaaagatttaagtccctttgaacagagtatggtagtatgtgccaggtgcaccggtttgggtcaagaactgcaatgctgttgggtttttcagctcaacagttttccctgagtatcaacaatggtccaccaccaaagggGGGAAACTCAATAGgaaggtgttgttaatgttttgttcactcagtgtagatCAATCCCTAGCATATACTTCCATTTGCATGTGTActgatactgtaaatacacaaatTATATTAATGTTATCTACAATATATTATAATACCGTAAGTCTCCCTGCTGCAGGGGCATTTCCTCCTACAATTTTGAGCTGATTTTCTTCACTTTAGCAATATTTTGTATCTTTGTTAATTTTAATTGTAATTGTGTTTGGAAAGGTACTGGTACTACAGGAGATGATGCTATCATAAAGCATTTGATCTAAGTATGTAGGACAATTACCCATAATGCTCACTGACTGAACATTCAAAATTACCATGGCAATTATTGACGCATTCACATGCTTTCGGAAACTTGGAACCTCAGAGCTAAAATGAATGTAAGTTATTAGCGTAGAGCTTCCTACTGGTTGATTCTGATACTTCACAAGTGGGAAACCTGAAATCCTCATTCCATAACGAGTTAGCGAGTCAGAGAGTCAGAAATGTCCGAATTTTCTAGTTCCGACTTGAAGGGCCTTCTATGATGTAGGGCAGGTCAGTAACCAAATGATTTTACTGTCCCCAGTCGCACACAGACTTTTATGGTCACACAAGTTGCCACTCATTCAAAATGAGTAGCCTAACAATTATTTACGTGGCCCCAGGTACATTTGCAACCAAATTATTTTTGTGTGAGAAATCAATAATAGTTGCACACATAGGGTAACAGTGAGCAATGAGCAAGATAAGCATAGACGGGAAGTTGACAATAGCTTATTATTAGTGTAAATAAACTGTATTTCTATGGTTGCAGTCCTCAAAGATTGAATTGCATTGAATTGAATTAATCAGATCCAATGATTTACCGCCCGTAGGGTGGGGTACCGCTAGTCATCATTATTATAATCACCATCTCAatcattatcaccataccatcatAGACTTATTCTTCTGTATCTGAGACTCATCTGACACTACCTTAGATATGGCAGTCTGCAACTCAATACACTGCCCCTGCATGGTGTTCAGCGTCCCCTGCATGTGGTTAATCGAATGCTTAACATCGTTCAGCAGGATCTGAATCTCAAGCCTGCAGGAAATCAGGTGGTTCAACATACTGAGATGACGAGAGGCTTCAGACCATGCCTATTGGACCATCTTTAGGATTCTTTCTCACTTAACACCAATCTTATTAGGAATGTAACTTTGTGCAAAAGATGTTACTATAGTGTTATTTAGAAGAAGAAAAAGTGTACTTTGTCAGGCGCCAAAAGGGTGACCGCATGTCTCCCTGCTCCAGTGAGCTCTGCTGACAGGTCTTGCTCACTGTTGGGAGGAACGGGAGCCAAATTAGAGGAAAAATATCTATGGTTGTTCAGCAATGAAACATTCATGGCATAATGGGGATTGTTCTTCCCTGTGAAAAGAATAAAAACAGCTGGGATTTACTTTCTCACTTTTAGATAATGTAATACAATCTTTAAACTCATCAGAAGTGTAGTGCTTACCTCCATGAAAATGTTGGTCCCTGTTATTTTGGGCAGCATTGTCCCAATGTTGACCACTAGTTCCAACTTGTGATGAGAAGGTCTTGATGAAACGATCAAGTCAACATTTTGTTAGACATTTCAGAGATAGCATTAACAGTTGTACATGAGACAGTGCTTCCAGATATTGAGGTATCTTCATTCTgaggtatgtaaaaaaaaatctggtgtGTGAGTACTCACATGAAAGGTATCCATGATTCTTGGTCAGAAGCTGGAATTATTGCTACACAGCTTTCAGGCGACTTTATGTCTTGGGCCTGGATGAATCATTGAAATACAAGTAATAATGTGAATTTGTGATGCATAATTGCCATTGTAATTTGGAGTATTCCATCAAAGTTATTTTTTTGACAGTCAAAACAACTAACTCTTACGATTAATCACTTGACTTGAGTAATTTGAGTTAACGGAAAtagctactttatattctgacctAGACACTGACTTGTGCAATGCCTAATGCATAAACTATGCGTGTTATTGGCTCATCATAGTATATAGCCGAGGGTCTCATAGTCCAAAAACAGCATTGGCCATTGGACTGCTCAGTCAAAACAACAAATTTACGATTAATCACTTGACTGTAGTAACTTGAGTTCGGGAAACTAAAACATTAAAAGTAGGCTATAGCTTGACGCATATTCTTACCTTGGACAAGCTATCCAAAAGGCCTAACCAGTCTTGCTTGAAGATACCGTTAGGCAGATAAAAGCGCGGTACGGTTTGAGACACGGTATTGTGAATCTGTCACACTGATATAAAAGCACGTTTTCATTTATGATTAACACTGTAGAATGACCTGCAAGCCAATCAGAATCGAGTTTTAAACTACACCGTGGGTTCCATGGAACGTCACAAACATAATTGTCCACTTGCGTCACAGATTAAAGTCACTGAACATGGGTTTAATAGCTATATTGGCTATATGTACAGCAAATGCACATCGTATTGAATTGAGATTACACCGACTGCACCACTGAAACTATTTAGCCTAATCCTTTGAGGATCATATGTCAAATGTCAGAATCATGGCACATGAAAACATAATGAAATTGACTGCAGATTATACAATTCACTGTGACACAATATCCAtgtaatttcaattaaattacgttgaaccaacgtggaataaacATGGAAGCTCTGACCGCCATCCATTGGTCTGCTCAGCGTCTTACATGTTCGGTAGCCCTTGTTGAGCCCGTTTAATACGTTTTCACCcaatatggtatagtatggattCGAGTCCATGAGCAGACCCTAACACGCAATAACAAGGCACTCTAACCTGTACGGGGGATTGGTGTATATCCCCGGATAAACTTCTCTGCGTCCAAAACCGAGGAGAGCCAAATCTTCTCACCGGAAGGCGGGGTAATTCTTAGTCTTGCAGGGAAGAGTAAGGCTGGGCGAAGATGGAGTTTGTAGAGTTTGGTCATGACATCTCTGTAGTCGGCGCGATGCTTTGCCACATCGGG contains:
- the LOC110505341 gene encoding titin-like, with protein sequence MPSNKRPKDNKSTAEAYSPLNNETDMAGGTTEQDLSAELTGAGRHAVTLLAPDKIITAAEVDVQREEILRASGLILSQREEMLRASGLILSQREGILQTASVPAQREGILPAANITVQREEIFRASGLILSQREGILQTASVPAQREGILPAANISVQREEIFRASGLIPEEREDIRLTASVPAQREVILPAATAASITVRKEKILRASGLISAQKELIHLMASVTAQRKGIVPMVSVPAHREGIVPKASVPAERLEILRASGLIPPQREGNVRTASVPAQRDGILSAASITEQREGILPAASITVPKKKILRASGLIPAQKELIHLMASVTAQRKGIVPMVSVPAHREGIVPKASVPAEREEILRASGLIPPLREDILQTASVPAQREEILRASGLIPSQREGILQTASVPAQREGIFRASGLIPEEREEILLTASVPAQREGIFRESGLIPSLREGILQTASVPAQREEILRASGLIPSQREGILQTASVPAQREEILRASGLIPSQREGILQTASVPAQREGIFRASGLIPEEREEIRLTASVPVKNENIHPQPPSIIPMLAPLRKWDGGACTPPVDFYSKRRDVRLRYVEHPAMMSITKPEHSDANPQFQTGTRPVAEPEAPAVHNNSGGWLSWVFGSGRANKKEVHLPEDKDRSIVWDPILHRWVNKTEPKAENKCVPPPPPMGTHGYQGNTGSVPKGVNPYSMKAAGLWGSRYPTMHYNDGTNSKPPSHGAGLLPRQLSGLLPPSHFDLMAPMVVPPDTLHY